From Alcaligenes faecalis, the proteins below share one genomic window:
- a CDS encoding TRAP transporter small permease, whose amino-acid sequence MTTNNVPTKTENWADKSASVIEKALDWIIGSMMFVMCAVIAWQIFSRYVLKDMSSWSEEVARFLMVWISLLGSAAVLRRSGHVTVTILLDHISSKLKRRVLIIRDLLMLATLLCITYYGWEFAQINAVQLSAAMDIPMSWVYASLWLGMGLCVVILLLIRLGSQPDWTSGSIDEHP is encoded by the coding sequence ATGACAACTAACAACGTACCGACCAAAACAGAAAATTGGGCCGATAAAAGCGCGTCTGTTATTGAAAAGGCGCTGGACTGGATTATCGGCAGCATGATGTTTGTGATGTGTGCGGTTATTGCATGGCAGATCTTCTCTCGCTACGTCCTGAAAGATATGTCCTCTTGGAGTGAGGAAGTTGCTCGCTTCTTGATGGTGTGGATTTCCTTACTGGGCAGTGCGGCTGTATTGCGCCGTAGTGGTCATGTCACGGTCACGATTCTGCTGGATCACATTTCAAGCAAGCTCAAACGACGCGTCTTGATTATTCGCGACCTGCTGATGCTGGCGACCTTGCTCTGCATTACCTACTACGGTTGGGAATTTGCGCAAATCAATGCGGTTCAGCTCTCGGCAGCGATGGATATCCCCATGTCCTGGGTCTATGCGTCCCTGTGGCTGGGAATGGGCTTGTGCGTGGTGATTTTGCTGTTAATCCGCTTGGGCAGTCAGCCTGATTGGACATCTGGCAGCATCGACGAGCATCCCTAA
- a CDS encoding TRAP transporter substrate-binding protein — protein MKKFSLLATVFAAVGLFSSVAAQAEIKPVTLKFAHIYAAQDHWGQTAERFKAAVEERSGGKIKINIDANGLTGDWPQSIEGLRMGTNHIVLQSVGALDRYAKSAGVEAYPYLIRDMDHYRAVYTGPVGQELYDQIAKESGFKLVGAAYRGARYLTSNRVIQNPDDLHGLKMRVPPLRMYRSTWTTLGASPVPMGMAELFTSLQHGMIDGQENPLEVIKNVNLFEVQKNVAETQHTIGAMTLIYSDAYFKKLPEETRQILQEEGERVMKEATDRMIVEEENMKQFLIGKGMAFNAVDREAFATKIQAMDAEFPELQVWLDKIRAVQ, from the coding sequence ATGAAAAAGTTTTCTCTACTCGCTACCGTTTTTGCCGCTGTTGGCTTGTTCAGCAGTGTTGCCGCTCAGGCAGAAATCAAACCCGTTACGCTGAAGTTTGCGCATATCTATGCTGCCCAGGACCACTGGGGGCAAACCGCAGAGCGCTTCAAGGCTGCTGTGGAAGAGCGTTCGGGCGGGAAAATCAAGATCAATATCGACGCCAATGGCTTGACCGGTGACTGGCCTCAGTCCATCGAAGGTTTGCGCATGGGTACCAACCACATTGTGCTGCAAAGTGTGGGAGCACTGGACCGCTACGCAAAATCGGCCGGTGTCGAAGCCTACCCCTACCTGATTCGCGATATGGATCACTACCGTGCGGTTTATACCGGTCCAGTCGGCCAGGAACTGTATGACCAGATCGCCAAGGAAAGCGGGTTCAAGCTGGTGGGGGCGGCCTATCGTGGCGCTCGCTATCTGACTTCGAACCGTGTGATTCAAAACCCGGACGATTTGCATGGCCTGAAAATGCGTGTCCCGCCACTGCGCATGTATCGCAGCACCTGGACCACGCTGGGTGCCAGCCCGGTGCCTATGGGCATGGCTGAGCTGTTCACCTCCCTGCAGCACGGCATGATCGATGGTCAGGAAAACCCCTTGGAAGTGATCAAGAACGTCAATCTGTTCGAAGTGCAAAAGAACGTGGCTGAGACCCAGCACACCATCGGCGCCATGACATTGATCTACTCGGACGCCTACTTCAAGAAACTGCCGGAAGAAACACGCCAGATTCTGCAGGAAGAGGGTGAGCGTGTGATGAAGGAAGCCACGGATCGCATGATTGTGGAAGAAGAAAACATGAAGCAGTTCCTGATCGGAAAAGGCATGGCATTCAACGCCGTTGACCGCGAAGCCTTTGCGACCAAGATTCAAGCCATGGATGCTGAGTTCCCTGAGCTGCAGGTTTGGCTGGATAAAATCCGCGCCGTTCAATAA
- a CDS encoding TRAP transporter large permease, with protein sequence MITVTLITLLTLILMLIGMPIGFAITAGVLAALVALGDISLMAVPQQLFSGLDSFSLLAIPFFVLAGSLMTSGGLTSRLLDFANALLGRFKGGLAMSGVLASGMFAGISGSAVADTSALGRIMIPAMIRSGYPPGFAGGVIAAANVVAPIIPPSIPFIVVAVLTGQSITTLFLAGVVPGALYMLSMLVMSWWISKRNNFPTQGKASGQEIWITFKNSVFALLLPVFILGGIRSGIFNITEAAIMAVIYALLVGTLVYRQITWKIFVDSLVGAAHTTAVIMIIVAAARVFSWLLAYVSIPEAISAFVLENISNPLVFLLFVNVLLLIVGMFLETNAALVMLIPVLYPIAMKLGIDPTHFTVVAVVNLCIGLITPPAGLCLNISSLLARISLERGVVGIAPFLFTALLVLIILTLFPQVSVWLPNLVAGS encoded by the coding sequence ATGATCACCGTAACCTTAATTACCCTTCTGACGCTCATTCTCATGCTGATTGGCATGCCGATCGGCTTTGCCATCACGGCGGGCGTTCTGGCTGCTTTGGTAGCACTGGGTGATATCAGCTTGATGGCGGTTCCACAGCAATTGTTCAGCGGACTGGACAGTTTTTCCTTGCTGGCCATTCCGTTCTTTGTCTTGGCCGGTAGCTTGATGACCTCCGGTGGCTTGACCAGTCGCTTGCTGGATTTTGCCAATGCCTTGTTGGGCCGTTTCAAAGGTGGACTGGCCATGAGCGGTGTGCTGGCCTCGGGCATGTTTGCCGGTATCTCCGGCTCGGCTGTGGCAGACACCAGTGCGTTAGGCCGTATCATGATTCCCGCCATGATTCGATCTGGCTATCCCCCCGGTTTTGCAGGCGGCGTTATTGCAGCCGCGAACGTGGTGGCTCCCATCATTCCGCCTTCCATCCCGTTTATTGTGGTGGCCGTACTGACAGGCCAGTCCATCACGACCTTGTTCTTGGCCGGTGTGGTGCCAGGTGCTCTTTATATGCTGTCCATGCTGGTGATGAGCTGGTGGATCAGTAAACGTAATAATTTCCCAACGCAAGGTAAAGCTTCGGGCCAGGAAATCTGGATTACCTTTAAGAACTCGGTCTTCGCCTTGTTGCTGCCAGTCTTTATTCTGGGTGGCATTCGCAGTGGTATTTTCAATATTACCGAGGCCGCCATCATGGCGGTGATTTATGCCTTGCTCGTCGGGACGTTGGTTTACCGTCAGATCACCTGGAAAATCTTTGTAGACAGCCTGGTGGGCGCCGCTCATACCACCGCTGTGATCATGATCATCGTTGCAGCAGCGCGTGTCTTTAGCTGGCTGCTGGCGTACGTCAGTATTCCCGAAGCCATTTCCGCTTTCGTTTTGGAAAACATCAGCAACCCGCTTGTGTTCCTGCTGTTCGTCAATGTGCTGTTGCTGATCGTGGGTATGTTCCTGGAAACCAACGCCGCCTTGGTGATGTTGATTCCTGTGCTCTATCCCATTGCGATGAAGCTGGGGATTGATCCGACTCACTTTACCGTGGTTGCCGTCGTGAACCTGTGCATCGGTCTGATTACACCACCCGCCGGCTTGTGCCTGAATATCTCGTCCTTGCTGGCTCGCATCTCTTTGGAGCGTGGCGTGGTGGGGATTGCTCCCTTCCTGTTCACGGCCTTGCTGGTACTCATTATCTTGACCCTGTTCCCGCAAGTGTCGGTGTGGCTGCCTAATTTGGTGGCTGGTTCCTAG
- a CDS encoding SDR family NAD(P)-dependent oxidoreductase, with product MSDFTGRIVVVTGAAAGIGQAVCQHLLELGAIVGGIDRQPEGIPEGATALIADVTDQASLNRALAGFAQEQGRIDVLVNNAGVSFVGTIEDGSDEDWLRIFNINVLGYMRSTRACLPYLRQSKNAVIVNMSSCTAINGLPERALYSASKGAIQSMTLAMSADLIAEQIRVVGIAPATVDTPFMTELANRTSDPVAKRNEFHRRQPTGQMVQPEEVARLVAHVAHPGALSYTGTIINIDGGMATLRMPA from the coding sequence ATGTCAGACTTTACAGGCCGAATTGTTGTTGTCACAGGTGCCGCAGCAGGCATAGGCCAGGCTGTATGCCAGCACCTGCTGGAACTGGGCGCCATTGTTGGCGGTATTGACCGTCAGCCTGAGGGCATTCCGGAAGGGGCCACGGCTTTGATTGCCGATGTGACCGATCAGGCATCCTTGAATCGGGCGCTGGCCGGGTTTGCCCAGGAACAGGGTCGTATTGATGTCTTGGTCAACAACGCCGGTGTGAGCTTTGTGGGCACGATAGAAGATGGCAGTGACGAAGACTGGCTACGCATTTTTAACATCAACGTGCTGGGCTATATGCGTAGTACGCGTGCGTGTTTGCCGTATTTGCGTCAGTCGAAAAATGCCGTGATCGTCAATATGTCTTCCTGCACCGCGATCAATGGTTTACCCGAGCGTGCGCTGTATTCAGCCAGCAAAGGGGCGATCCAGTCCATGACACTGGCCATGTCCGCCGATTTGATTGCCGAGCAGATTCGCGTAGTGGGTATCGCCCCCGCGACCGTAGACACCCCCTTCATGACCGAGCTGGCCAATCGCACTAGCGATCCGGTGGCCAAGCGCAATGAGTTTCACCGTCGCCAACCCACCGGGCAAATGGTACAGCCCGAGGAGGTTGCTCGCCTGGTTGCCCACGTTGCCCATCCGGGTGCGCTGTCCTACACCGGCACCATCATCAATATTGATGGTGGTATGGCTACCTTGCGTATGCCTGCCTGA
- a CDS encoding thiolase family protein, which translates to MSEAYVVGAAMIPMARHKESSYTGLALPAILNAMASAGVQAQDIDAVVCGHAFGGMLTGQRLVKEIGIGTVPVVNCDNACSGGATAIHLAWKDIQAGRHDVVLVIGVDKLTQFGGGTLPLVQEDPEVKQGLVMPAVYGMRARRYLHERNLGPEVLAQVSIKARTHSKHNPYAQYRDPLTVEQVLASRPICDPLTLLQCCPTGDGAAALIMVSERALKRLQKPAMRVAASVLHSGQATSGFRDMTRPEISAESARDAYKMAGITAQDLDAVELHDAFTIAELIYYEALGLCEVGQSAQFLLDGRSTYGGDVVVNPSGGLLAKGHPVGASGVAQAVEMYWQLTHQAGERQVPDARYAMTHVTGGGIAGLDHGACAIHIFEAQI; encoded by the coding sequence GTGAGTGAAGCATATGTAGTCGGCGCGGCCATGATTCCCATGGCTCGTCATAAAGAATCCAGCTATACCGGTTTGGCCTTGCCAGCAATCCTTAACGCGATGGCCAGTGCCGGTGTACAGGCTCAGGATATTGATGCTGTTGTTTGCGGCCACGCCTTTGGTGGCATGTTGACGGGGCAGCGTCTGGTCAAGGAAATCGGTATTGGTACAGTGCCTGTCGTCAATTGCGATAACGCCTGCTCGGGTGGGGCCACAGCTATTCACTTGGCGTGGAAAGATATCCAGGCTGGCCGACACGACGTCGTGCTGGTGATCGGTGTGGACAAGCTGACGCAGTTTGGCGGAGGCACCTTGCCTTTGGTACAGGAGGATCCCGAGGTCAAGCAGGGCTTGGTGATGCCTGCGGTGTATGGCATGCGTGCTCGTCGGTACCTGCATGAACGCAATCTGGGGCCAGAAGTTCTGGCGCAGGTCTCCATCAAGGCTCGCACACACAGTAAACATAATCCCTATGCACAGTATCGCGATCCACTGACCGTGGAGCAGGTGCTGGCATCCCGTCCTATTTGTGACCCACTGACCTTGCTGCAATGTTGCCCTACGGGTGATGGCGCGGCGGCCTTGATCATGGTGTCCGAGCGTGCCTTGAAACGCTTGCAGAAACCTGCCATGCGAGTCGCTGCGTCGGTGCTGCATTCCGGTCAGGCGACCAGCGGTTTTCGCGATATGACTCGTCCCGAGATTTCGGCGGAATCTGCCCGCGATGCCTACAAGATGGCGGGGATTACAGCCCAGGATCTGGATGCGGTTGAGCTGCATGACGCGTTTACAATCGCCGAACTTATTTATTACGAAGCACTAGGTTTGTGTGAGGTCGGGCAGTCTGCTCAGTTCCTGCTGGATGGCCGTAGTACCTACGGCGGTGATGTGGTGGTGAACCCCAGTGGCGGTTTGCTGGCCAAGGGCCACCCAGTGGGAGCAAGCGGTGTGGCCCAAGCCGTGGAAATGTACTGGCAACTGACACACCAAGCCGGAGAACGTCAGGTTCCAGATGCTCGCTACGCCATGACACACGTCACGGGTGGCGGTATTGCGGGCCTTGATCATGGTGCTTGTGCAATCCATATTTTTGAAGCCCAGATATGA
- a CDS encoding MerR family transcriptional regulator, with product MLISEAARITGLTPKMIRHYEDLGLLNSDRAPNGYRVYQDQDLDTLHFIVRAKDLGFNLADIQQLTSLWRDQQRPSSEVKQLAQAHIKALESRAALLLDMAAKLRVLAEQCQGDQHPDCPILDGLEGGHCSGSVKTTA from the coding sequence ATGCTGATTAGTGAAGCGGCCCGCATCACCGGCCTGACACCCAAGATGATTCGGCACTATGAAGATCTGGGACTCCTGAATAGTGACCGTGCCCCCAATGGCTACCGCGTCTACCAGGATCAGGACCTGGATACCTTGCACTTTATCGTTCGTGCCAAGGACCTGGGTTTCAATCTGGCGGACATTCAGCAACTGACCAGCTTATGGCGTGATCAGCAACGCCCCAGCAGCGAGGTCAAGCAGCTGGCTCAGGCACATATCAAAGCGCTGGAAAGCCGAGCCGCCCTCTTACTGGACATGGCGGCCAAGCTGCGGGTGCTGGCTGAACAATGCCAGGGGGACCAGCATCCCGACTGCCCCATCCTGGATGGTTTGGAAGGCGGCCATTGCTCCGGGTCGGTAAAGACCACAGCCTGA
- a CDS encoding CaiB/BaiF CoA transferase family protein, with protein MSHTATAQPLAGYKVIDLTTFLSGPFCTQVLGDLGAEVVKIEAPEGDSSRSIPPHFVGEDSAYYLSINRNKSSLAVNLKTAEGLDLVRQLILKADVVVENYRPGVAARLGLDPQALCEEHPGLVWASISGFGQTGPDRDKPAYDMIVQALSGVMSLTGEEGRPAVRLGIPAGDTVAGLYATIAINAALADRERTGKGRIVDVAMLDCQLAMLSYQSAYSLIAGVTPAPQGAKHDSIPTYRSFRGGDGREFVVTANTERMWQGLCRVLGLESLIDDERFQTGASRLKNKHALWEQLESAFATQAAAHWIPLLEEHSVPVALIQSVPEALAHARDSERSMILALQNEDHSIEVVGNPIKFVGAEATPSRFPPRKGEDDARVLGEWLSLSADAVSSLQSKGVLLNSTCSQA; from the coding sequence ATGAGTCATACCGCTACCGCGCAGCCCCTGGCAGGCTATAAGGTCATCGACCTCACTACCTTTTTGTCCGGTCCCTTCTGCACACAGGTGCTGGGGGATCTGGGGGCTGAAGTGGTCAAGATCGAGGCACCGGAAGGTGACTCCAGCCGCAGTATTCCCCCCCATTTTGTGGGTGAGGATAGTGCTTATTATCTGAGTATCAATCGCAATAAAAGCAGTTTGGCGGTAAATCTGAAAACCGCTGAAGGGCTGGACCTGGTTCGACAACTGATTCTGAAAGCGGATGTGGTTGTGGAAAATTACCGCCCGGGCGTGGCGGCCCGTCTGGGCCTGGACCCACAAGCCTTGTGTGAGGAACACCCCGGTCTGGTCTGGGCGTCCATTAGTGGTTTTGGGCAAACCGGCCCGGATCGTGACAAACCTGCTTACGACATGATTGTGCAAGCCCTGTCAGGCGTCATGAGCCTGACGGGCGAAGAGGGCAGACCAGCCGTACGTTTGGGCATTCCAGCCGGTGATACGGTCGCTGGCTTGTACGCGACTATCGCCATCAATGCCGCCCTGGCCGACAGGGAACGTACCGGGAAAGGCCGGATTGTGGATGTGGCGATGCTGGATTGCCAGTTGGCCATGCTGTCTTATCAAAGTGCCTATTCCTTGATTGCGGGCGTGACGCCCGCTCCCCAGGGCGCCAAGCATGACTCTATTCCTACCTACCGCTCTTTTCGGGGTGGTGATGGCCGCGAGTTTGTAGTGACGGCTAATACCGAGAGAATGTGGCAAGGCTTGTGTCGTGTACTGGGCCTGGAGTCGCTCATTGATGATGAACGCTTCCAGACTGGTGCCAGTCGCCTGAAAAACAAACATGCCTTGTGGGAGCAGCTTGAAAGCGCTTTTGCGACACAGGCGGCTGCACATTGGATTCCATTACTGGAAGAGCATAGTGTCCCGGTTGCGCTGATCCAGTCCGTGCCAGAGGCATTGGCACATGCTCGCGATTCAGAACGCAGCATGATTCTGGCCCTTCAAAATGAAGATCACAGTATTGAGGTCGTTGGAAACCCCATCAAATTTGTGGGCGCCGAAGCCACTCCATCTCGTTTCCCTCCCAGGAAGGGGGAGGATGATGCGCGCGTGTTGGGTGAGTGGTTAAGCCTGTCTGCTGACGCCGTGTCGTCTTTACAAAGTAAAGGCGTGTTGTTGAACAGTACGTGCAGCCAAGCATGA
- a CDS encoding SDR family NAD(P)-dependent oxidoreductase produces the protein MRFENKTVIITGAGQGIGRAYAQEFAKAGAAVVVADLNIEKAQAVAAEIQAENGQALAVKVDVSDDKSTAEMVAQAVKAFGTVDVLINNAAVFSTLKMKPFEEIDADEWDFVMGVNARGVFNCIKAVSPFMKQQQSGKIINISSSVVVTGRANYAHYVASKGAVVALTRALATELGEYCINVNAISPHGIVTEVPRDTIRPEQWDAIIAAQTLKRKGDVSDMIGATMFLASDESKYITGQTLNVDAGLRFN, from the coding sequence GTGAGATTTGAAAATAAAACAGTGATTATCACCGGAGCGGGCCAAGGGATTGGTCGTGCCTACGCGCAAGAATTTGCCAAGGCAGGTGCCGCAGTGGTGGTTGCTGATTTGAACATCGAAAAAGCACAGGCTGTTGCTGCAGAAATTCAGGCAGAGAATGGTCAGGCCCTGGCCGTCAAAGTTGATGTGTCGGACGACAAGAGCACGGCCGAGATGGTTGCACAGGCAGTCAAAGCCTTCGGCACAGTAGACGTGCTGATTAACAATGCGGCCGTTTTCTCGACTCTGAAAATGAAGCCATTTGAAGAAATCGACGCAGACGAGTGGGACTTTGTGATGGGCGTGAATGCCCGTGGTGTCTTTAACTGCATCAAGGCGGTATCGCCCTTCATGAAGCAGCAACAAAGCGGCAAGATCATCAATATTTCTTCCAGCGTTGTGGTTACGGGCCGCGCGAATTACGCGCACTACGTGGCCTCCAAAGGGGCGGTTGTCGCCTTGACCCGCGCCCTGGCTACCGAGCTGGGTGAATACTGCATCAACGTCAATGCCATCAGCCCGCACGGCATTGTGACCGAAGTGCCACGCGACACCATTCGTCCAGAGCAATGGGACGCCATCATCGCTGCCCAAACCCTGAAACGCAAAGGGGATGTCAGCGACATGATCGGCGCCACCATGTTCCTGGCTTCCGATGAAAGCAAATACATCACGGGTCAGACACTGAATGTGGATGCTGGTCTGCGTTTTAACTAA
- a CDS encoding type II 3-dehydroquinate dehydratase → MSAHNFTITRSSNRKHLIAVIDGPNMSSLGKRSKKVYGNIQSLDELKACVRNFGEQLGVEVENFSSNHMGDILEYIHESAHRVDGYLINPAGLTTIGEGVRHALEDTELPVMEVHFSNIAASAGAARGLGGGSIQSSFTHTATGICMGMRHYSYLAALTAMTLALDDQSFLGRPSGQ, encoded by the coding sequence ATGAGTGCACATAACTTCACCATCACCCGTTCTTCCAACCGCAAACACCTTATCGCTGTGATTGATGGCCCGAACATGTCGAGCCTGGGTAAGCGCAGCAAAAAAGTCTATGGAAACATTCAGTCCCTGGACGAGCTCAAGGCGTGTGTGCGCAACTTTGGTGAGCAGTTGGGTGTAGAGGTCGAAAATTTTTCGTCCAACCACATGGGCGATATTTTGGAATACATCCACGAGTCCGCTCATCGGGTAGATGGCTACCTGATCAATCCCGCTGGCCTGACCACAATTGGGGAAGGCGTGCGTCATGCCCTGGAAGACACTGAGCTGCCTGTGATGGAAGTTCACTTCTCGAATATTGCTGCAAGTGCAGGCGCGGCCCGTGGTTTGGGCGGTGGCAGCATTCAGTCCAGCTTCACTCATACCGCTACTGGCATTTGCATGGGCATGCGTCATTACAGCTATCTGGCTGCCTTGACCGCCATGACCCTGGCTCTGGATGATCAAAGCTTCCTGGGCCGTCCTTCCGGTCAGTAG
- a CDS encoding alpha/beta fold hydrolase gives MTTPLVRLPYPGSLLVAQKGTSGDEGVIALHSIGVDARSFDALFSHLAAVYPCLSYDLRGHGSAAALSQFDLDTLVDDAVKVVESCRFDKVHLLGHSIGGVIAALAAARLADCPSKKVQSLSIIASPPMGLAVFGERAQAMQHESRQTIVETTMQRWFGGLATSPELAQAIQYAEQQLSLVPVQTLLSSWQSLAQFSGYGELAAHLPATLLLTGSQDLSTPASAMQIILNALHKAGKTQTALHVIDGGGHMLPLTPPDTLMALLLAHFKASGTTHFC, from the coding sequence ATGACGACCCCATTGGTCAGGCTTCCTTACCCCGGGTCCTTGCTCGTTGCGCAGAAGGGCACGAGCGGCGATGAAGGTGTCATTGCCTTGCACTCCATCGGGGTCGATGCGCGTTCCTTTGACGCACTGTTCAGCCACTTGGCTGCCGTTTATCCGTGTCTGAGTTACGACCTGCGAGGCCATGGCTCGGCCGCTGCGTTATCGCAGTTCGACCTGGATACCTTGGTGGATGATGCCGTCAAGGTGGTGGAGTCCTGCCGTTTTGACAAGGTTCATTTGCTGGGGCATTCGATTGGTGGGGTGATCGCGGCGTTGGCAGCGGCCAGGCTGGCCGATTGTCCCTCTAAAAAGGTGCAAAGCCTGAGCATTATTGCCAGCCCGCCAATGGGCTTGGCGGTATTTGGTGAGCGGGCCCAGGCCATGCAGCATGAAAGTCGTCAAACCATTGTAGAGACCACCATGCAGCGCTGGTTTGGTGGCCTGGCGACCAGCCCTGAGCTAGCCCAGGCCATACAGTACGCAGAGCAACAGCTCAGCCTGGTTCCGGTGCAGACATTGCTGAGCAGTTGGCAAAGTCTTGCCCAGTTTTCCGGGTACGGTGAGCTGGCGGCGCACTTGCCGGCCACTTTGCTGCTGACGGGCAGTCAGGATCTGTCTACGCCCGCCAGTGCCATGCAAATCATCCTGAATGCCTTGCACAAGGCGGGCAAGACACAGACAGCCCTGCACGTTATTGATGGGGGAGGGCACATGTTGCCGCTGACCCCGCCCGATACCTTGATGGCCTTGCTATTGGCGCATTTCAAGGCGTCTGGTACCACACATTTTTGCTAG
- a CDS encoding Zn-ribbon domain-containing OB-fold protein has protein sequence MPVTESTELPTAMAFGANAQPIRDIALDQASQFVVEDGAVLLRGSQSRSSGSKAFPVREVCMETGARDMQDMFFGPFGKLYSFSTIYVSASRPTPYTLGYVDFPNGVRVLAHVRCEDLSALYCDMPVSTATDGNDWFVTPMSAEK, from the coding sequence ATGCCAGTTACTGAATCTACTGAGCTGCCGACGGCGATGGCTTTCGGTGCAAATGCACAGCCGATACGAGATATTGCGTTAGACCAGGCTAGCCAGTTTGTTGTTGAAGATGGCGCGGTCTTGTTGCGTGGCAGCCAGAGCCGTTCCAGCGGCAGCAAGGCTTTTCCTGTCCGTGAAGTGTGTATGGAAACGGGTGCTCGCGACATGCAAGACATGTTTTTTGGCCCATTTGGAAAGCTCTACAGTTTTTCTACCATTTATGTTTCCGCGTCGCGTCCCACGCCTTACACCTTGGGATATGTAGATTTTCCTAACGGAGTTCGTGTTTTGGCACACGTACGTTGTGAAGACCTGAGTGCCTTGTATTGCGATATGCCTGTCAGTACCGCCACCGATGGCAATGACTGGTTTGTAACTCCTATGTCGGCGGAGAAGTAA
- a CDS encoding IclR family transcriptional regulator, whose amino-acid sequence MTTQNTSTSTSSTGTVSRALQLLAVLAESNGPVTVKQVSEQMGLAPSTAHRLLNLLRKDDFVAVVSGGSGLYSIGPEFYRVAAQVMSAESKPALAQKSLDEIASEFNETVLFGTYAVSESAMSFAAIARGEHKLQYQIDLHKPMSLVWGASGKAILAYLDQDTIERVYAKAETSPAQDAPLPALESLLAELSEVRQNGYAHSMSEKLPDARGVAAPVFDNHGIVGCICLTMPTTRVPSAGLSAITAAVIHHAEKLSEMFGYRHRKTKL is encoded by the coding sequence ATGACCACACAAAACACGTCCACCTCTACTAGTTCAACCGGAACCGTAAGCCGTGCGCTTCAGCTATTGGCTGTCTTGGCGGAGTCCAATGGCCCGGTAACCGTCAAGCAAGTGTCCGAGCAAATGGGCCTGGCCCCTTCAACGGCTCACCGCTTGCTCAATCTGCTGCGCAAAGATGATTTTGTTGCGGTGGTCAGTGGTGGAAGTGGTTTGTACAGCATTGGGCCTGAATTTTATCGAGTAGCGGCGCAAGTGATGAGCGCTGAATCCAAGCCTGCCTTGGCACAAAAATCTCTGGACGAGATTGCTTCCGAGTTCAACGAGACTGTCCTGTTTGGCACGTATGCCGTCAGCGAGTCGGCCATGAGTTTTGCCGCCATCGCACGAGGCGAGCACAAGCTGCAATATCAGATTGATTTGCACAAACCCATGTCCCTGGTCTGGGGGGCTTCCGGCAAGGCTATTTTGGCGTATCTGGATCAGGACACGATAGAGCGTGTGTATGCCAAGGCCGAGACCTCTCCGGCGCAAGATGCACCTTTGCCTGCTTTGGAGTCGCTTTTGGCAGAGCTGAGCGAAGTGCGCCAGAACGGCTATGCCCACAGCATGAGCGAGAAGTTGCCCGATGCACGCGGGGTTGCGGCCCCCGTCTTTGATAACCACGGCATTGTGGGCTGTATTTGTTTGACCATGCCCACTACCCGTGTGCCCAGTGCAGGTTTGAGCGCCATTACCGCTGCCGTTATTCATCATGCCGAAAAACTGTCCGAGATGTTCGGATACCGACATAGAAAAACCAAATTATGA